Proteins encoded in a region of the Coffea eugenioides isolate CCC68of chromosome 4, Ceug_1.0, whole genome shotgun sequence genome:
- the LOC113768534 gene encoding transcription factor bHLH137: MATFSYQHQQPLHLESSSGLFLESSSQMRMSAGLLEEPNMTRMTTTTTSFPQFYRPDHFLHQEIPSKSYVNESTCSIFDQSCTKVTHFSNNGPSLTNKTSTDSSSVTDKLESGEQVTQKVHAAAMDKKRKTKKGPLPVNSAQSKAIGDQLAKGKKQRKCGRIMKEVEDKKSNEDKKVPEKAAEEAPPTGYIHVRARRGQATDSHSLAERVRREKISERMKILQALVPGCDKVTGKALMLDEIINYVQSLQNQVEFLSMKLASLNPMFYDFGMDLDPYIARPEPTLSNMASPVQNMQQCDPMQAPIISATNNSLRTDTANNYPQLDSSASALLIQQSHHIPQILSQENGQLLWDVDDRRQKLINQTGFNNNLCSFH; this comes from the exons ATGGCAACTTTTTCCTACCAACACCAACAACCTTTACATCTTGAATCATCATCAGGACTGTTTTTGGAAAGCAGCTCCCAAATGAGGATGTCTGCAGGCCTTCTTGAGGAGCCAAACATGACAAGAATGACCACCACCACTACTTCTTTCCCTCAATTCTACAGGCCTGATCATTTTCTGCATCAGGAAATCCCTTCCAAATCCTATGTTAATGAAAGTACTTGTTCCATCTTTGACCAGAGCTGCACAAAAGTTACTCATTTTAGCAATAATGGGCCGTCCTTAACAAACAAAACTTCCACCGATTCTTCATCAGTAACTGATAAACTTGAAAGTGGGGAGCAAGTTACTCAGAAGGTACATGCTGCAGCCATGGACAAGAAGAGGAAAACAAAGAAGGGGCCTCTTCCTGTAAATTCTGCTCAATCAAAA GCTATAGGAGATCAATTAGCTAAAGGGAAAAAGCAGAGGAAATGTGGCAGAATTATGaaagaggttgaagacaagaagTCTAATGAGGATAAAAAAGTTCCAGAGAAAGCTGCTGAAGAAGCTCCCCCCACAGGCTACATTCACGTAAGAGCAAGGAGGGGCCAAGCCACGGACAGCCACAGCCTAGCTGAAAGG gtgaggagagagaaaatCAGTGAAAGGATGAAAATATTGCAAGCACTTGTTCCAGGTTGTGACAAG GTAACCGGAAAGGCCCTCATGTTGGATGAAATAATCAATTACGTCCAATCCCTACAAAATCAAGTTGAG TTTCTATCCATGAAGCTTGCTTCTCTAAATCCGATGTTTTATGATTTTGGCATGGACTTGGATCCATATATTGCAAGACCAGAACCG ACGCTGAGTAACATGGCATCACCGGTTCAAAATATGCAACAATGTGATCCAATGCAGGCACCAATCATTTCTGCCACAAACAATAGCTTGAGAACTGATACTGCCAATAACTATCCTCAGTTGGATTCTTCAGCTTCAGCATTATTAATTCAACAAAGCCACCACATCCCTCAAATTCTCTCTCAG GAAAATGGACAGCTCTTGTGGGATGTGGATGACCGAAGACAGAAACTTATTAATCAGACGGGGTTCAACAACAACTTGTGTTCGTTTCATTAA
- the LOC113768976 gene encoding uncharacterized protein LOC113768976, protein MAEFVSDNPNIFEELGRYLKRQGKEKAESSKRRPTKSPEVPSGEDSDEGRLSRSTSRRASSKATSKIASISRAFSRGLLGKRAEDPPRRPGGLATDYMRAPPFTDDINGEMVPPNFKLPNLHTYDGRGDPEDHLRAFISAFRLYCVPDAVICRAFPIFLHGTARKWFWSLEPGSISSLDELIDRFIHRFVSSRPITKTSAYLLNLQQGKGESLRSYAQRFNEENVQIPDQNEQVTIAAFTNGLVAGIFNTEIHRQYPRTLRELWERVDQGIRSEDVNRMKREAQASRTGQDPRRRKDTGRGEPGPSGTSNQPRDRRSVFDRIVKGRSSTSDAELTPLNSSRTHVLAVMRQNHLGRNPPEIPGRRDKRNSNLYCAYHRDVGHETEDCNDLKREIENLIRQGYLKQFVRKDGGFNRSVSHRENRGPRRDDRRDTNMHCRGPEDRREDKQPPRDGSPGYGPNIAGVINTIAGGPTGGDSQNSRKRTYRQAEMEVAEPSSRLSEVITYGPADPVPAASSNHEALVIEVLTNNYVVKKVYVDPGSSVDVLYYRTFESLKLTREQLTPVRTPLVGFGGHVVHPEGMLTLMVTIGRHPRCRTVPVSFAVVKADSPYNMLIGRPTLNALRAVYSTYHLSFKFPTSAGVAEVSSDVGAARECYLATIQAAVTPRPSPRSEEKRPAVLSIDCIDPQKAEEPNRLEPGDEVELVVVDEAKPDQVVQVGAGLPPPLKEEMISLIKDHRDVFAWSADEVVGVPPELMTHQLNVDPQARPVRQKRRHFGPERSQAISDEVDKLLPAKMIHEVQYPTWLSNPVMVKKDTGGWRMCVDFTDLNKACPKDCYPLPRIDALVDAAMGYEILCFLDAFKGYHQIGMSEEDQEKTAFYTDRGTYCYTTMPFGLKNAGATYQRLINRLFQNQIGRNVEAYVDDILVKSLATSSFLSDVREVFGVLRDSRMKLNPKKCVFGVTSGKFLGYLVSHRGIEANPDKVKAIQDMSPPRNIREVQRLNGRLAALNRFLSQSAEKALPFFKVLKKADQFAWTEECQAAFDKLKQYLHHLPTLASPRPEEKLYLYLSAADEAVSAVLIRDEGTQVPVYYPLRQILVRPEASGRLTKWAVELGEYDLSYEPRTAIKAQALADFLAELTFTEGPESTFSLAGVSTPSLWTLYVDGSSNGDGSGAGLLLEGPQGEVCSYALRFGFPATNNEAEYEALIAGFQLARRLGAQQIHVRSDSQLVVRQVLGEYEAKDETMQRYLSKVHQLTAYFESFEIQRIPRSQNKRADALSRLASTSFSDLNKTVLVEVLSEPGYVGEVACPVHSEESWMTPFILFLGQGVLPEDRAEARKIQRKAARYALRDGELYKRSYLGPWLRCVTPETGRHVLQEIHEGLCEAHVGHRMLAKKALLLGYFWPSVRQDAQNLVLGCHSCQVHAPEYHQPANFMVPITSPWPFEQWGTDIIGPFPRAVGGHTFLVTAVDYFTKWVEAEPLRTITGLVIQKFFWKCIVCRFGIPQVIISDNGRQFAENPFKTWCTNLGIKQHFTSVGHPQANGQAENFNRTLLHGLKTRLHQAGTSWVEELPSVLWSYRTTPRSATQETPFSLTYGAEAVIPAEILTPSPRLAAEVNDEERQLDLDLVDERRDLASARIASYKSTVAHYYNARVRHRRFQPGDLVLRKNSVSRAEPQGKLCPKWEGPYRVVESDLKGYCKLSYRDGSLVPRSWHAENLKMYCA, encoded by the exons ATGGCCGAGTTCGTATCAGACAACCCTAACATTTTTGAAGAGCTAGGAAGGTACCTCAAAAGACAGGGGAAAGAAAAGGCCGAGTCTTCCAAGAGAAGGCCGACGAAGTCTCCTGAAGTGCCCTCAGGAGAAGACTCCGACGAGGGGCGCCTCTCTCGGAGTACCTCCAGGCGCGCCTCCTCCAAGGCGACCTCTAAGATTGCCTCCATCTCCCGGGCATTTTCCCGAGGACTGCTAGGGAAACGCGCCGAGGATCCACCTCGGCGCCCCGGGGGCCTAGCTACTGACTACATGAGGGCTCCGCCCTTCACTGATGACATCAATGGGGAAATGGTGCCCCCAAACTTTaagcttccaaatttgcacACCTATGACGGCCGAGGTGACCCCGAGGATCACCTCCGCGCCTTCATCTCCGCATTCCGACTCTACTGCGTCCCCGACGCCGTGATCTGTCGGGCTTTCCCCATCTTCCTACACGGGACCGCCCGGAAGTGGTTCTGGAGTTTAGAACCAGGGAGCATTTCCTCCCTGGATGAGCTGATAGACCGGTTCATCCACCGCTTCGTGTCGTCTCGACCAATAACAAAGACTTCAGCTTACCTCTTGAACCTGCAACAGGGTAAGGGCGAGTCACTTCGCTCATACGCCCAAAGGTTCAATGAGGAGAATGTACAGATACCTGACCAGAACGAGCAGGTAACTATCGCTGCCTTCACCAACGGGTTAGTGGCAGGGATCTTCAACACAGAAATCCATCGGCAATACCCCCGTACACTACGGGAGCTCTGGGAAAGAGTGGACCAGGGAATCCGAAGTGAAGATGTAAATCGCATGAAGCGAGAAGCCCAAGCATCTCGTACGGGGCAAGATCCCCGGAGGAGGAAAGACACTGGCCGAGGTGAGCCAGGCCCAAGTGGCACTTCAAACCAACCCCGAGACCGCCGAAGTGTCTTCGACCGGATCGTGAAAGGCAGATCGTCCACCTCGGACGCCGAGCTGACGCCCCTCAATTCGAGCCGGACCCACGTCCTGGCTGTGATGAGGCAGAATCACCTCGGCCGCAACCCTCCCGAAATTCCGGGGAGGAGAGATAAGAGGAACTCGAACCTCTACTGTGCCTACCACCGTGATGTAGGGCACGAGACTGAAGACTGCAATGACCTGAAGCGGGAAATCGAAAATTTGATCCGGCAAGGATACCTGAAGCAATTCGTCCGCAAGGATGGAGGCTTCAACCGAAGCGTCTCCCACCGGGAGAACCGGGGCCCTCGCCGCGACGACCGACGGGACACGAACATGCATTGCCGAGGTCCCGAAGACCGTAGGGAGGACAAGCAGCCCCCACGCGATGGCTCACCGGGCTACGGCCCCAACATCGCCGGGGTGATCAACACCATCGCGGGAGGACCAACGGGAGGAGACAGCCAGAACTCCCGGAAGCGGACCTACCGCCAGGCCGAGATGGAGGTGGCCGAGCCGAGCTCTCGGCTGTCCGAGGTCATCACCTACGGTCCCGCTGACCCCGTTCCTGCGGCCTCCAGCAATCACGAGgctcttgtgattgaagtccTCACCAACAACTACGTAGTCAAAAAGGTCTATGTTGACCCCGGAAGCTCGGTAGACGTCTTGTACTACCGAACTTTCGAAAGTTTGAAGCTGACCAGGGAGCAACTCACTCCTGTCAGAACTCCTCTCGTGGGATTCGGGGGACACGTCGTCCACCCGGAGGGCATGTTGACCCTGATGGTAACAATCGGGCGTCATCCACGCTGCCGAACTGTGCCTGTCAGTTTTGCGGTGGTCAAAGCAGACTCCCCCTACAATATGCTGATAGGCCGGCCCACGCTCAATGCCTTGAGAGCCGTATACTCCACCTACCACCTGAGCTTTAAATTCCCAACATCTGCGGGGGTGGCCGAGGTAAGCAGCGATGTGGGCGCCGCCCGGGAGTGCTACCTCGCCACCATTCAAGCAGCAGTCACCCCCCGGCCCTCACCGAGGTCAGAAGAAAAGAGGCCAGCGGTCCTCTCCATAGACTGCATCGACCCTCAGAAGGCAGAAGAGCCCAACAGGCTGGAGCCCGGGGATGAGGTGGAACTGGTGGTAGTGGATGAAGCGAAACCTGACCAAGTGGTCCAGGTAGGGGCGGGACTCCCCCCACccctgaaagaagaaatgatctCCCTGATCAAAGACCACCGAGACGTCTTCGCGTGGTCCGCGGATGAAGTGGTCGGAGTGCCACCCGAGCTCATGACTCACCAACTCAACGTTGACCCGCAGGCCCGACCTGTGCGACAGAAACGAAGGCACTTCGGCCCCGAACGTAGCCAAGCCATATCGGATGAGGTCGACAAGCTCTTGCCGGCCAAGATGATCCACGAGGTCCAATATCCCACCTGGCTGTCCAATCCAGTCATGGTAAAAAAGGACACCGGGGGATGGAGAATGTGTGTCGACTTCACCGACCTCAACAAGgcctgccccaaagattgctatcCTCTGCCAAGGATAGACGCCCTCGTCGACGCGGCGATGGGGTATGAAATCCTCTGCTTCCTAGATGCCTTCAAAGGGTATCATCAAATAGGAATGAGTGAGGAGGACCAAGAGAAAACGGCGTTCTACACCGACCGAGGTACTTATTGTTACACTACCATGCCCTTCGGGCTAAAGAACGCCGGGGCGACCTACCAAAGGCTGATCAACCGACTCTTCCAGAATCAGATCGGCCGCAATGTGGAGGCCTATGTGGATGACATCCTCGTTAAAAGCCTCGCCACTTCATCCTTTCTGTCAGACGTGAGGGAAGTCTTTGGTGTCCTGCGAGACTCGAGGATGAAGCTGAATCCCAAGAAGTGCGTCTTCGGCGTCACCTCGGGAAAATTCTTGGGGTATCTGGTTTCCCACCGGGGAATCGAGGCCAACCCCGACAAGGTGAAGGCCATTCAGGACATGTCCCCACCTCGGAACATCCGAGAAGTCCAACGGCTAAATGGACGCCTGGCCGCGCTGAATCGCTTCCTGTCCCAATCAGCTGAGAAAGCTCTGCCCTTCTTTAAGGTGCTCAAGAAGGCTGATCAGTTTGCCTGGACGGAAGAGTGCCAGGCTGCTTTCGACAAACTGAAGCAATACCTCCATCACCTACCCACTCTCGCTTCACCTCGGCCCGAGGAGAagctctacctctacctctccGCAGCCGATGAGGCCGTCAGCGCTGTTCTTATCCGGGATGAGGGCACCCAAGTGCCCGTCTACTAT CCTCTCCGACAGATACTGGTTCGACCCGAGGCCTCCGGGCGCCTCACTAAGTGGGCCGTCGAGTTAGGGGAGTACGACCTGTCGTATGAGCCGCGCACCGCCATAAAAGCTCAAGCCTTAGCCgacttcttggccgagctcacCTTCACGGAAGGTCCAGAGTCCACCTTTTCCCTTGCCGGGGTGAGCACCCCATCCCTGTGGACATTGTATGTGGATGGATCCTCTAATGGGGACGGTAGCGGAGCTGGACTTCTCCTGGAAGGACCTCAGGGAGAAGTGTGCTCTTACGCCCTCCGCTTTGGCTTCCCAGCCACCAATAATGAAGCCGAGTACGAGGCCTTAATCGCTGGATTTCAGCTGGCCCGAAGGCTCGGCGCACAACAAATCCACGTCCGCAGTGACTCCCAACTCGTCGTACGCCAAGTCCTTGGTGAGTATGAGGCCAAGGATGAGACCATGCAACGATACCTCTCCAAAGTACACCAACTCACGGCGTACTTCGAGTCCTTCGAAATCCAAAGAATACCCCGTTCCCAGAATAAGCGAGCCGACGCCTTATCCCGGCTGGCTTCTACGTCATTCTCTGACCTCAACAAAACTGTCTTAGTGGAAGTCCTGAGTGAACCAGGATACGTGGGAGAGGTGGCCTGCCCCGTGCACTCTGAAGAATCATGGATGACCCCGTTCATCCTTTTCTTGGGTCAAGGAGTCCTCCCTGAAGACCGAGCCGAGGCGAGAAAAATACAACGCAAGGCGGCTCGGTACGCTCTCCGCGATGGAGAGCTGTACAAACGTTCCTACCTCGGCCCATGGCTGAGGTGTGTCACTCCCGAGACAGGACGCCACGTCCTTCAAGAGATCCACGAGGGCTTGTGTGAAGCTCACGTCGGCCACAGAATGCTAGCCAAGAAGGCTCTGCTTCTTGGATATTTCTGGCCCTCGGTTCGACAAGACGCCCAGAACCTCGTTCTCGGCTGCCATTCCTGCCAAGTCCACGCGCCCGAGTATCACCAGCCCGCCAACTTCATGGTTCCCATCACTTCACCCTGGCCATTCGAGCAATGGGGGACAGACATCATAGGTCCTTTCCCCAGAGCCGTCGGGGGCCATACCTTCCTGGTAACCGCTGTGGATTACTTcaccaaatgggttgaagccGAGCCACTAAGGACCATCACCGGGCTGGtaattcaaaaattcttttggaaatgcATCGTCTGCCGCTTCGGCATACCACAGGTAATCATCTCGGATAATGGGAGGCAATTTGCCGAGAACCCCTTTAAAACTTGGTGCACAAACCTTGGCATCAAACAACATTTCACTTCGGTAGGCCACCCCCAAGCCAACGGCCAAGCAGAAAACTTCAACCGAACTCTCTTGCATGGCCTCAAGACTCGACTACACCAAGCTGGAACATCTTGGGTCGAAGAACTCCCTAGTGTCCTTTGGTCTTATCGGACCACGCCGAGGTCGGCCACGCAAGAGACCCCCTTCTCTTTAACATACGGAGCCGAGGCTGTCATCCCTGCCGAGATCCTTACCCCCAGCCCTCGGCTCGCAGCCGAGGTTAACGACGAAGAAAGGCAGTTGGATCTCGACCTCGTCGATGAGCGAAGGGACCTCGCCTCAGCCCGGATAGCTTCCTACAAGAGCACAGTGGCACACTACTACAATGCCCGTGTCAGGCACCGTCGATTCCAGCCTGGAGACTTGGTTCTGAGGAAAAACTCAGTCAGCCGAGCTGAACCGCAAGGGAAACTATGCCCGAAGTGGGAAGGCCCTTACCGAGTTGTGGAGTCTGACCTCAAGGGATATTGTAAACTGAGCTACCGAGATGGCTCACTAGTGCCGAGGTCTTGGCACGCCGAGAACCTCAAAATGTATTGTGCTTGA
- the LOC113768257 gene encoding uncharacterized protein LOC113768257 produces MAISTAFGYSCRPYISLRCPLRLCLHQVRLSCAAAMETIDEAENQRNSERIGGDGQKASQWKKLNSADLGIRSSMIPRPTRAVLNGLKRKGFEVYLVGGCVRDLILRKTPKDFDIITSAELKEVMRTFSRCEIIGKRFPICHVHIGDNIVEVSSFSTCGRNSRRDFSLVFEKPVGCNKKDYIRWRNCLKRDFTINGLMFDPYAKLIYDYIGGVEDIRKAKVRTIIPASFSLTEDCARILRAIRIGARLQFRFAKDMALSVKKLTSSILRLDRGRLLMEMNYMLAYGSAESSLRLLWRFGLLEILLPIQAAYFVDSGFRRRDKRSNMLLSIFSSLDKCLAPDRPCHSSLWVALLVFHRALFDHPSDPSVVAAFCLAVNNGGDLSEASDIAKRITRRHDTNFVELLEPQDLDFDSLVAEVKHLAALVQDTLANMTDEFSVSRAMAQYPKAPYSDIVFIPLALYLKVCKIFECVRAGKERGFVPKQGSKIHHELLALGSLQEVRHVFARVVFDALYPIDLKQ; encoded by the exons ATGGCAATTTCTACTGCTTTCGGATATTCTTGTCGCCCTTATATCTCCCTCCGCTGTCCTCTCCGCCTTTGCCTTCATCAA GTACGTTTGAGCTGTGCAGCAGCAATGGAGACAATTGATGAGGCAGAAAACCAGAgaa ATAGTGAAAGGATTGGTGGAGATGGTCAGAAGGCATCCCAATGGAAAAAGTTGAATTCTGCGGACCTCGGAATTCGTAGTTCGATGATTCCAAGGCCAACGAGGGCGGTTCTTAATGGTCTCAAAAGAAAAG GATTTGAAGTTTACCTCGTGGGAGGTTGTGTAAGGGATCTTATATTGAGAAAAACTCCAAAGGATTTCGATATCATTACTTCAGCTGAACTTAAAGAG GTGATGAGAACATTTTCACGATGTGAAATAATTGGGAAACGTTTTCCTATCTGCCATGTTCATATTGGTGACAATATTGTAGAG GTTTCAAGCTTTAGCACTTGTGGAAGAAATTCTAGAAGGGACTTCAGTTTGGTTTTTGAAAAGCCTGTCGGATGTAACAAGAAAGACTACATTCGCTGGAGAAATTGCTTGAAAAGAGACTTCACAATAAACGG ATTGATGTTTGACCCTTATGCAAAGTTGATATATGACTACATCGGAGGAGTGGAAGACATTAGGAAAGCTAAA GTGCGAACTATCATTCCTGCTAGTTTTTCTCTGACTGAAGATTGTG CTCGCATTCTCCGTGCTATTAGAATTGGTGCACGTTTACAATTTCGATTTGCAAAGGACATGGCTCTTTCTGTTAAAAAGTTGACTTCTTCAATTCTAAGGCTGGACAGG GGAAGGCTCCTTATGGAGATGAACTACATGTTAGCTTATGGTTCTGCAGAATCATCGTTAAGGTTATTATGGAGATTCGGCCTTTTGGAAATTCTTTTACCAATACAG GCAGCCTATTTTGTCGATAGTGGATTCCGTAGACGCGACAAGAGGTCCAACATGCTTTTG TCTATATTTTCCAGCCTGGATAAATGTTTGGCACCTGACAGGCCTTGTCACAGTAGTTTATG GGTTGCATTATTAGTATTCCACAGAGCACTGTTTGATCACCCAAGTGACCCTTCAGTAGTTGCTGCATTCTGCCTTGCTGTTAACAATGGGGGAGATTTGTCTGAAGCATCAGATATTGCAAAAAGGATCACAAGACGGCATGATACCAATTTCGTTGAATTATTAGAACCTCAGGATCTTGACTTCGATTCTTTAGTAGCAGAAGTTAAGCATTTGGCTGCTTTAGTTCAGGACACACTTGCTAATATGACCGACGAATTCTCTGTTTCGCGGGCAATGGCTCAATATCCCAAGGCACCATATTCAGATATT GTATTTATCCCATTAGCTCTATATCTAAAGGTGTGCAAGATTTTTGAATGTGTTCGAGCTGGAAAAGAGAGGGGATTTGTGCCAAAGCAAGGAAGCAAGATTCATCATGAGTTGTTGGCTTTGGGAAGCCTACAAGAAGTTCGTCATGTCTTCGCACGAGTTGTTTTTGATGCCTTGTACCCTATAGACCTCAAACAGTAG